In Thalassophryne amazonica chromosome 4, fThaAma1.1, whole genome shotgun sequence, a genomic segment contains:
- the LOC117508746 gene encoding oligodendrocyte-myelin glycoprotein-like isoform X3, whose amino-acid sequence MLWLLLLLLCGLLGGRVQSVCPTMCSCSQGHRVVDCSSRGLTKLPHGLQHNIHFLNLSFNSLQGLDSQLSHYVHLRTLDLSYNRLESLPPALPRSLWDIRAAGNHLRSLDKNNTAYHWNLKLLDLSDNELERVVFINNTLPGLKALNLSHNRFWTVPTNMPRNLETIDLSHNYLVQILPGSLDQLHRLAQFYLHSNHFSWLTEGIFDKLTGLQVMSLGDNPWACEEEDNITKLLSWAEQSRATILGCPCYTRAVCGQAHQSPLGREWHSALYTEPPLWVERYVSRSPDRTAEDTLISDGKHTPFATRNHQDKRGNTNNTGDHLLFLWTSSTTFDSLSTHRSTTTARPRSAATKPKAESSQNNGNRLHIETQLTVTLTISFMTTTFNVFGNKIDSTVH is encoded by the exons ATGCTCTGGCTGCTGCTCCTGCTGCTCTGCGGGCTGCTGGGAGGTCGGGTGCAGTCCGTCTGCCCCACCATGTGCTCCTGCAGCCAGGGACACCGTGTGGTGGACTGTTCCTCACGAGGTCTGACTAAGCTTCCACATGGCCTCCAACATAACATCCACTTTCtcaatctgtcattcaacag CCTGCAAGGTCTTGACAGCCAGCTGAGCCACTACGTCCACCTGCGGACACTTGACCTGTCCTACAATCGACTGGAGAGTCTGCCTCCTGCTTTGCCACGGTCTCTATGGGACATCCGAGCAGCAGGCAACCATTTACGTTCCCTGGACAAAAACAACACTGCTTACCACTGGAACCTGAAATTACTGGACCTATCAGACAATGAGCTGGAGAGAGTGGTCTTCATTAACAACACACTTCCTGGTCTGAAAGCTCTCAACCTAAGTCACAATAGGTTTTGGACTGTGCCGACAAATATGCCACGCAATTTGGAGACAATCGATTTGTCGCATAACTATCTGGTGCAGATCCTACCTGGATCACTGGATCAGCTGCACAGGCTGGCTCAGTTTTATTTGCATTCTAACCACTTTTCCTGGTTGACTGAAGGGATCTTTGACAAGCTGACTGGACTTCAGGTGATGTCTCTTGGGGATAACCCCTGGGCTTGCGAAGAGGAAGACAACATAACAAAGCTTCTGAGTTGGGCCGAGCAGAGTCGTGCAACCATCCTCGGCTGTCCCTGCTACACAAGGGCTGTATGTGGGCAAGCCCACCAGTCACCACTAGGAAGGGAATGGCACTCTGCACTGTACACTGAGCCACCGCTCTGGGTTGAGAGGTACGTTAGTCGATCGCCTGATAGAACTGCAGAGGACACTCTCATTTCCGATGGAAAGCATACACCTTTCGCGACCAGAAATCATcaagacaaaagaggaaacacaaATAACACTGGGGACCATCTGCTGTTTCTCTGGACATCTTCTACAACTTTTGACAGTTTGTCCACACACAGAAGCACAACAACTGCTCGCCCAAGGTCTGCAGCCACAAAACCCAAAGCGGAAAGCTCACAAAATAATGGGAACAGACTTCACATAGAGACTCAGTTAACTGTCACCCTTACCATTTCGTTCATGACAACAACATTCAATGTTTTCGGAAATAAGATAGACAGTACAGTACATTAA